A single window of Verrucomicrobiia bacterium DNA harbors:
- a CDS encoding NAD(P)-dependent oxidoreductase — protein sequence MISAEPELRKYTWAEVDRVEPPKRSAVERVADFFEIYTEMDEQTAREQAARCVQCHNPNCVKGCPLSNRIPEWLALVAEGHFLEAAELSQATSNMPEICSRICPQERLCEGHCLVDGKTEPISIGAIERFLNEYALQHGAINTAVAPPNGFRVAVVGSGPAGLACADELAKMGYEVVVHEALPVAGGLLVTGIPAFKLEKRVVERRVNILKQRGVKFKLGVRLGRDFGLNDLLREFDAVFLAIGAQQAKPLDVPGAELQGVYQAIPFLAQKNAGILLEGGEIDVQGKRVAVLGGGDTAMDCLRTALRCGARQAVCLYRRDFANMPGSRKEFFNALEEGARFSFLTNPIAVLGNERGEVRGVRCQRMQLGDPDAQGRRKPVPVPNSEFECPADVVLVAYGFDPVRWPKDSDMSRLAANEWGGLIVDDNQMTSVPGVFSGGDMVRGAALAVYAVRDARKAAQGIHRWLSQTQPRPRQAT from the coding sequence ATGATCAGCGCCGAACCAGAATTACGCAAGTACACCTGGGCCGAAGTGGATCGCGTGGAGCCTCCCAAGCGCTCGGCGGTGGAGCGCGTGGCGGACTTCTTTGAGATTTACACGGAGATGGACGAGCAGACCGCCCGCGAGCAGGCGGCGCGCTGCGTCCAGTGCCACAACCCCAACTGTGTCAAGGGCTGCCCTCTTTCCAACCGCATCCCGGAATGGCTGGCGCTGGTGGCGGAGGGCCATTTTCTGGAGGCGGCCGAGCTTTCGCAGGCGACCAGCAACATGCCGGAAATCTGCTCGCGCATCTGTCCCCAGGAGCGGTTGTGCGAGGGGCATTGCCTGGTGGATGGCAAAACCGAGCCGATTTCCATTGGCGCCATTGAGCGTTTTCTCAACGAATACGCCCTGCAACACGGGGCCATCAACACCGCCGTCGCCCCGCCCAACGGTTTCCGCGTGGCGGTGGTGGGGTCCGGCCCCGCCGGCCTGGCCTGCGCGGATGAGCTGGCCAAAATGGGCTATGAGGTGGTGGTGCACGAGGCGCTGCCGGTGGCCGGCGGTCTGCTCGTTACCGGCATCCCCGCCTTCAAACTGGAGAAACGGGTGGTGGAGCGCCGCGTCAACATTCTCAAGCAACGGGGGGTGAAATTCAAACTGGGGGTCAGGCTGGGACGGGACTTTGGCTTGAATGATTTGTTGCGGGAGTTTGACGCGGTGTTTCTGGCCATTGGGGCGCAGCAGGCCAAGCCGCTGGATGTGCCGGGGGCGGAGTTGCAGGGGGTTTACCAGGCGATTCCGTTTCTGGCGCAGAAAAACGCCGGGATTTTGCTTGAGGGCGGCGAGATTGACGTGCAGGGCAAACGGGTGGCGGTGCTGGGGGGCGGCGACACCGCGATGGACTGTCTGCGCACGGCGCTGCGTTGCGGGGCGCGGCAGGCGGTGTGCCTTTATCGCCGGGACTTTGCCAACATGCCCGGCAGCCGGAAGGAATTTTTCAATGCGCTGGAGGAAGGGGCACGGTTCAGTTTTCTGACCAATCCGATCGCCGTGCTGGGCAATGAACGCGGGGAGGTCCGGGGGGTGCGCTGTCAACGCATGCAACTGGGCGATCCCGATGCCCAGGGCCGGCGCAAGCCGGTGCCGGTGCCCAACTCGGAGTTTGAATGTCCGGCGGATGTGGTGCTGGTGGCTTATGGATTTGATCCGGTCCGCTGGCCCAAGGATTCGGACATGAGCCGGCTGGCGGCCAATGAATGGGGCGGGCTGATTGTGGATGACAATCAAATGACCAGTGTGCCCGGCGTGTTCAGCGGCGGGGACATGGTGCGCGGCGCGGCGCTGGCGGTGTATGCCGTGCGCGACGCCCGCAAGGCCGCCCAGGGCATTCACCGCTGGCTGAGCCAGACCCAACCGCGTCCCCGGCAGGCCACCTAA
- a CDS encoding twin-arginine translocase subunit TatC — translation MANPSGAGGGSGDSGGPAKETKAPPEGTIPTGTPDPDSSGEPGASAPAEAPLEPDGPARPVTPATAPPEGGSAASPTAGAPADSPANTTSTPAGEASTSPAETSPAPGGEYGPGSPYYAYGYDSQGPEGYTPYPGEDTASPAAPAAAESSAPAASESSDTEVWDEEDEEGGGPVKPFLEHLEDLRWTLVKSVSAVVIGMIVCLVASNYLVAFLMWPLKLSEKFFQRNRTDVAVVAGTNVLTRVQLEEFGGTNVWGTNRIGSFHLMPVVVGSNTVLALQPHYGEPDVPPPSLVVIKNYGPIEGVMVALKLALYGGLVVASPFVFYFLGAFILPALHVHEKKILFRAVAYGTGLFLLGVAFCYLIVMVLAIGATVEFSRWLGFGADEWRGDAYISFVIKFMLGMGLTFELPVVILVLVKIGILDYEKLKGFRQWAIIGNLVLSAFVTPSGDPFTMLAMALPLQLLYEISVAVAWYWEWKERRKAGAAG, via the coding sequence ATGGCCAATCCATCCGGCGCGGGAGGGGGATCGGGTGATTCCGGCGGCCCCGCGAAGGAAACGAAGGCTCCTCCGGAAGGCACCATACCCACCGGGACCCCGGACCCGGACTCCAGCGGGGAACCGGGTGCCTCCGCGCCCGCGGAGGCTCCGCTAGAACCGGACGGACCAGCACGGCCCGTCACCCCGGCGACGGCCCCCCCGGAGGGAGGCTCTGCGGCGTCGCCTACTGCAGGCGCCCCCGCGGACAGCCCGGCCAACACAACTTCGACCCCTGCCGGGGAGGCGTCCACTTCCCCCGCTGAAACTTCTCCTGCGCCCGGCGGTGAATACGGGCCGGGCAGCCCCTATTACGCCTACGGCTACGACAGCCAGGGGCCGGAGGGCTATACACCCTATCCCGGCGAAGACACCGCCTCACCGGCCGCCCCGGCGGCCGCGGAGTCCTCCGCTCCCGCCGCCAGTGAAAGCAGCGACACCGAAGTTTGGGACGAGGAGGATGAAGAGGGCGGCGGGCCGGTGAAGCCTTTTTTGGAGCATTTGGAGGATTTGCGGTGGACGCTGGTCAAGAGCGTCAGCGCGGTGGTAATCGGGATGATTGTGTGCCTGGTGGCCTCCAATTACCTGGTGGCCTTTCTGATGTGGCCGCTGAAACTGTCGGAGAAATTTTTCCAGCGCAACCGGACCGATGTGGCGGTGGTGGCGGGCACGAATGTTTTGACGCGCGTGCAGTTGGAAGAGTTTGGCGGCACCAATGTGTGGGGCACGAATCGGATTGGCTCCTTTCACCTGATGCCGGTGGTGGTGGGGTCCAACACCGTTCTGGCGCTGCAGCCCCACTACGGGGAGCCGGATGTGCCGCCGCCCTCGCTGGTGGTCATCAAGAATTACGGGCCGATTGAAGGGGTGATGGTGGCGCTGAAACTGGCGCTCTATGGTGGTTTGGTGGTGGCCTCGCCGTTTGTGTTTTATTTCCTGGGCGCCTTTATTCTGCCGGCGCTGCACGTGCACGAGAAAAAGATTCTCTTTCGCGCTGTGGCCTATGGTACGGGTCTATTTCTGTTGGGGGTGGCGTTTTGTTATCTGATTGTGATGGTGCTGGCCATTGGGGCCACCGTGGAGTTTTCCCGCTGGCTGGGCTTTGGGGCGGACGAATGGCGCGGGGATGCCTACATCAGCTTTGTCATCAAGTTCATGCTGGGCATGGGGCTGACGTTTGAGCTGCCGGTGGTGATTCTGGTCCTGGTGAAGATCGGCATTCTGGACTACGAGAAACTCAAGGGCTTCCGTCAGTGGGCCATCATTGGCAACCTGGTATTGTCGGCTTTTGTGACTCCCTCCGGGGATCCCTTCACCATGCTGGCCATGGCGTTGCCGCTGCAGCTTTTGTATGAAATCAGCGTGGCCGTGGCCTGGTATTGGGAATGGAAGGAGCGCCGCAAGGCGGGGGCCGCAGGCTAA
- a CDS encoding histone deacetylase, whose product MTIITDERCVEYAAPGHPERPQRILATMARLKTQKELSLAWLVPEPATEAALLAAHEPALVQAVRQPAGDFDADTPAYPDIYGHALRASGGALAAVNLARQGEAAFSLMRPPGHHATRGEAMGFCYFNHVAVAAYAARAAGARRVAVFDFDVHHGNGTEDILLDQPGMLFCSVHQSPAYPGTGLRHRGSNCFNYPVPPHTPRPEYRAVLAEALEKVRAFQPDFLLVSAGFDAYHRDPLAQETLEAEDFRWLGAQIRGLEVPAAHVLEGGYSKDLPELILHYLRGLMEA is encoded by the coding sequence ATGACCATCATCACCGATGAACGGTGCGTGGAGTATGCCGCGCCCGGCCATCCCGAACGGCCCCAGCGCATCCTGGCCACGATGGCCCGCCTGAAAACCCAGAAGGAATTGTCCCTTGCCTGGTTGGTGCCGGAGCCGGCGACGGAAGCGGCACTTTTAGCGGCGCATGAGCCGGCCCTGGTGCAGGCGGTGCGCCAGCCGGCGGGGGATTTCGATGCGGATACGCCGGCGTATCCCGATATTTACGGACACGCCTTGCGGGCGTCCGGGGGGGCGCTGGCCGCAGTCAACCTGGCCCGCCAGGGAGAGGCCGCCTTCAGCCTGATGCGCCCGCCGGGACATCACGCGACACGGGGGGAGGCCATGGGTTTTTGTTATTTCAATCACGTGGCGGTGGCGGCGTATGCAGCGCGTGCGGCCGGGGCGCGGCGGGTGGCGGTATTTGATTTTGATGTGCACCACGGCAACGGCACCGAGGACATTCTGCTGGATCAGCCGGGGATGTTGTTCTGCTCGGTGCATCAATCGCCCGCTTATCCCGGCACGGGGCTGCGGCATCGGGGGAGCAACTGCTTTAATTATCCCGTGCCGCCCCACACCCCGCGCCCGGAGTATCGCGCCGTGCTGGCGGAGGCGCTGGAAAAAGTGCGGGCCTTTCAGCCGGATTTCCTGCTGGTTTCCGCGGGATTTGATGCCTACCACCGCGATCCCTTGGCGCAGGAGACCTTGGAGGCGGAAGATTTCCGCTGGCTGGGCGCGCAAATACGCGGCTTGGAAGTGCCGGCAGCGCATGTGCTGGAGGGGGGCTACAGCAAGGATTTGCCGGAGCTGATTTTGCATTATCTTCGTGGTTTGATGGAGGCATGA
- a CDS encoding sulfatase: protein MKTWLLGAGLLAVAACAAPAARPNILLAIADDWSHPHASAYGCRWVKTPAFDRVAREGLLFQRAYTPNAKCAPSRASLLTGRNPWQLKEAANHVCYFPQEFKTYPEALAEQGYFCGKTGKGWGPGVALDARQQPRPLAGRGYDRRTAPPPARAMSNNDYAANFRDFLDAVPAGQPWCFWYGGMEPHRAYEAGVGTAKGGRRLEDIERVPGCWPDTPTVRQDMLDYAFEVEHFDRHLQWMLELLDERGLASNTVVIVTSDNGMPFPRAKGNLYELAAHMPLAIRWPQGIRRPGRVIEDYVSLVDLAPTLLEVAGVLPAASGMAPMAGRSLVPIFRAQRGGWVERGQRRFLLVGQERHDVGRPGDVGYPIRGILQDDWLYLWNAAPDRWPACNPETGYLNCDGSPTKTLILEQRRRGEGKAFWELCFGKRPAEELYNLREDPDCLTNLAAAATARKTLAAMKARMHAALRAQGDPRMEGRGHVFDEYPYAEQQFRGFYERFQRGEKLQPGWVEPTDFETGLGEAGSRP from the coding sequence ATGAAGACCTGGCTTCTTGGGGCGGGATTGTTGGCGGTTGCAGCCTGCGCCGCTCCGGCGGCCCGGCCCAACATACTCCTGGCCATTGCCGATGACTGGTCCCATCCCCATGCCAGCGCGTATGGCTGCCGGTGGGTGAAGACCCCGGCATTTGACCGCGTGGCCCGCGAGGGGCTGTTATTTCAGCGGGCCTACACCCCCAATGCCAAATGTGCCCCGTCGCGGGCCAGTCTGCTCACCGGGCGCAATCCCTGGCAGCTCAAGGAAGCGGCCAATCATGTCTGCTACTTCCCGCAGGAGTTCAAAACCTACCCAGAGGCGCTGGCTGAACAGGGTTATTTTTGCGGCAAGACCGGCAAGGGCTGGGGCCCGGGTGTGGCGTTGGACGCCCGCCAGCAACCGCGCCCGCTTGCCGGCCGCGGTTATGACCGGCGCACGGCACCCCCGCCGGCGCGGGCGATGTCCAATAATGATTATGCGGCGAATTTCAGGGATTTTCTGGACGCCGTGCCTGCCGGGCAGCCGTGGTGTTTCTGGTATGGTGGCATGGAGCCGCATCGGGCCTATGAAGCTGGCGTGGGCACGGCCAAAGGCGGCAGGCGTCTGGAGGACATTGAACGGGTGCCCGGCTGCTGGCCGGATACGCCCACTGTCCGGCAGGATATGTTGGACTATGCTTTTGAGGTGGAGCATTTTGACCGGCACTTGCAGTGGATGCTGGAATTATTGGACGAGCGCGGGCTGGCCTCCAACACTGTGGTCATCGTGACCAGCGACAACGGCATGCCGTTTCCGCGGGCCAAGGGCAATCTCTATGAGCTGGCGGCGCACATGCCGCTGGCCATTCGCTGGCCGCAGGGCATCCGCCGTCCGGGGCGGGTCATCGAGGATTATGTCAGTTTGGTGGATCTGGCGCCCACCTTGCTGGAAGTGGCCGGGGTGTTGCCCGCAGCGTCCGGCATGGCTCCGATGGCCGGGCGGAGTCTGGTGCCAATTTTTCGTGCCCAGCGCGGGGGCTGGGTGGAGCGAGGGCAGCGCCGTTTTTTGCTGGTGGGTCAGGAGCGGCATGACGTGGGACGCCCCGGCGATGTTGGTTATCCCATCCGCGGGATTTTGCAGGATGATTGGTTGTACCTTTGGAATGCGGCGCCGGATCGTTGGCCTGCCTGCAATCCGGAAACCGGCTACTTGAACTGCGATGGCAGCCCTACCAAGACCCTGATCCTGGAGCAGCGGCGCCGGGGGGAAGGAAAGGCGTTTTGGGAGCTTTGTTTTGGCAAACGTCCAGCCGAGGAATTGTACAACCTCCGGGAGGATCCTGATTGCCTGACGAATCTGGCGGCAGCAGCCACCGCCCGCAAAACGCTGGCCGCCATGAAGGCCCGCATGCACGCCGCTCTGCGGGCGCAGGGGGATCCGCGGATGGAAGGCCGGGGCCATGTGTTCGACGAATATCCGTATGCGGAGCAGCAGTTTCGCGGTTTTTATGAGCGCTTTCAGCGGGGGGAAAAACTCCAGCCGGGCTGGGTGGAGCCTACGGATTTTGAGACGGGTTTGGGGGAGGCCGGCTCCCGCCCGTGA